A region from the Flexistipes sp. genome encodes:
- a CDS encoding NAD(P)-dependent oxidoreductase: protein MKIGLIGLGKLGSAMAKRLDEQGHELIVYNRTLEKAEKSGFKYVNSPAELAEKDVKQIIINVYDSKAVNDIIGANNGLLEGNLKNKIIIDTTTNHFDSVPNFHRLVKNAGGNYLEAPVIGSVIPAEKGMLMIVVSGDIKAYEQARVVFDSLGGKIFHFPETGKATKIKLINNMVLASFMATLSEAVSMAEKAGFSKDEALDLLAAGAGESKILNAKKAKLLSGDFSPHFSTRALVKDLEYMEELAYSFQQPALIGGLLKQMYTMTGAKGNFNDDFAAIYDLINNK from the coding sequence ATGAAAATAGGTTTAATAGGATTGGGAAAACTCGGCAGTGCAATGGCGAAGAGGCTGGATGAGCAGGGGCATGAATTAATCGTTTATAACAGAACATTAGAAAAAGCTGAAAAATCAGGTTTCAAATATGTTAACTCACCTGCAGAACTTGCTGAAAAAGATGTAAAACAAATAATCATAAATGTATATGACAGTAAGGCTGTTAACGATATTATTGGTGCAAATAACGGACTTCTGGAAGGTAATCTTAAGAATAAAATAATTATCGATACAACAACAAACCACTTTGACAGCGTACCAAATTTTCACAGGCTGGTAAAAAACGCCGGCGGTAATTACCTTGAAGCACCTGTTATAGGCAGTGTTATCCCTGCAGAGAAGGGCATGCTGATGATTGTGGTGAGCGGCGACATTAAAGCTTACGAACAGGCGCGTGTGGTTTTCGATTCCCTGGGAGGCAAAATTTTTCACTTTCCCGAAACTGGAAAGGCAACAAAGATAAAACTGATAAATAACATGGTGCTGGCATCGTTTATGGCGACCCTGTCGGAAGCGGTCTCCATGGCAGAAAAAGCGGGTTTCAGCAAAGATGAGGCTTTAGATCTGCTGGCTGCAGGCGCAGGTGAATCAAAGATTCTTAATGCAAAAAAGGCGAAGCTGCTAAGCGGGGATTTCAGTCCGCACTTTTCAACAAGGGCTCTTGTGAAAGATCTCGAATACATGGAAGAATTGGCCTATAGCTTTCAGCAGCCAGCACTTATAGGCGGACTATTAAAACAGATGTATACAATGACCGGAGCTAAAGGTAATTTTAATGACGATTTTGCAGCAATTTACGATTTAATAAACAACAAGTAA